A stretch of Methanobrevibacter sp. YE315 DNA encodes these proteins:
- the ribB gene encoding 3,4-dihydroxy-2-butanone-4-phosphate synthase, with protein sequence MNQETNVDMALEAIRNGEFVLVFDDDDREGEVDMIIASEFVTPKSIATMRNDAGGLICNCLHADFCEAIHLPFMVDIMKAATEKYPELAKLAPTDIPYDERSSFSIWTNHRKSFTGVTDHDRAMTISEMAIMMKEERFDEFGATFRSPGHVCLLRGADGLVKNRRGHTEIGLALCEMAGVTPVCVVCEMMDGETGQATSVADARKYAEENGLVLLKGEDIINRYLEE encoded by the coding sequence ATGAATCAAGAAACAAATGTAGATATGGCTCTAGAAGCTATTAGAAACGGTGAGTTCGTACTTGTTTTTGATGATGATGATAGGGAGGGTGAAGTTGATATGATTATCGCTTCTGAATTTGTAACTCCTAAATCAATCGCAACTATGAGAAACGATGCTGGTGGTTTAATTTGTAATTGTTTACATGCTGATTTTTGTGAAGCTATTCATTTGCCATTCATGGTGGATATTATGAAAGCAGCTACTGAAAAATACCCTGAATTAGCTAAATTGGCACCAACTGACATTCCATACGATGAAAGGTCATCATTTTCAATTTGGACTAATCACAGAAAATCATTCACCGGCGTTACAGACCATGACAGAGCAATGACCATTAGTGAAATGGCCATCATGATGAAAGAAGAAAGATTTGATGAATTTGGTGCTACTTTCAGATCACCAGGTCATGTATGCCTTTTAAGAGGTGCAGACGGCTTGGTTAAAAATAGAAGAGGACACACAGAAATCGGTCTTGCATTATGTGAAATGGCTGGTGTCACTCCTGTTTGTGTAGTTTGTGAAATGATGGATGGTGAAACCGGACAGGCTACAAGCGTTGCTGATGCACGTAAATATGCAGAAGAAAACGGATTGGTCTTGCTTAAAGGCGAAGACATAATTAATAGATATTTAGAAGAATAA
- a CDS encoding DJ-1/PfpI family protein has protein sequence MTRIGLAYVSGAVPGFEDFGNLPTDIVKENGLVDGLKASDQLDALIIPGGTLIESNDINMDLNKEIKKMAGDGKPIIGICAGFQLLSNQIDIGRKSPVPIVKDGLGIIDVNFSPLITSDRVKAKVFDNSFLVKNQTEDVDGFHTHTYGKVEGDAKPLFYSQVQRMNYGDVNKEAEYNIFSGACNDDGNVIGTMIHGILDENPILVNNLLEQIDAENIDEIYNKNIEVKKYLQSEVGINNNIKVPQLENKPKKPKYLMIGSNGSDSGKTFIMTGLAGAIRKRGYKVALLKVGPDVRDIIPGLYLTKGKMEDFASIKIGHLGWADIESTIKTLNSSDYDIVLIEGVMSVFTGLLNEKVPFSAAEIAMSSNIPMILASGVNKGGIESAAIDLVSHANMLEKFGVSVEAILLNKVYNENIFDNVVPYIKNNTNVKKVLKLPKLKSADMRGFIPEVEIRYELFTSHAMDLIENNLNIDEIIDMAREVEFEKIYSFEEIKSKVI, from the coding sequence ATGACAAGAATTGGACTTGCATATGTCAGCGGTGCTGTTCCGGGATTTGAGGATTTCGGAAATTTGCCGACAGACATCGTTAAAGAAAATGGACTTGTTGATGGATTGAAAGCTAGTGACCAATTAGATGCCTTGATTATTCCTGGCGGAACCTTGATTGAGTCAAATGACATTAACATGGATTTAAACAAAGAAATCAAAAAAATGGCTGGGGATGGAAAGCCTATTATTGGAATATGTGCCGGCTTTCAGCTATTGTCAAACCAGATAGACATCGGAAGAAAATCACCTGTGCCAATTGTAAAGGACGGTCTTGGGATAATTGACGTTAATTTCTCACCATTGATTACAAGCGATAGAGTAAAAGCAAAAGTCTTTGACAATTCCTTTTTAGTCAAAAACCAGACAGAAGATGTCGACGGTTTCCATACCCACACATATGGTAAGGTGGAAGGAGATGCAAAACCACTATTCTATTCACAAGTCCAAAGAATGAATTACGGTGATGTCAACAAAGAAGCCGAATATAACATCTTTTCCGGTGCATGCAATGATGACGGCAATGTCATCGGTACGATGATTCATGGAATCCTTGACGAAAACCCGATTCTTGTAAATAATCTATTAGAACAAATAGACGCTGAAAATATTGATGAAATCTACAATAAAAATATCGAAGTCAAAAAATATCTGCAGAGCGAAGTCGGAATCAACAATAACATAAAGGTACCTCAATTAGAAAATAAACCAAAAAAACCAAAATATCTGATGATTGGAAGCAACGGATCAGATTCCGGTAAAACATTCATCATGACAGGACTTGCAGGGGCAATAAGAAAAAGAGGATATAAGGTGGCCCTTTTAAAAGTGGGTCCTGATGTCCGTGATATTATACCGGGATTATACTTGACAAAAGGAAAAATGGAAGATTTCGCATCAATAAAGATTGGACATCTGGGATGGGCTGACATCGAATCTACAATAAAGACACTCAACTCTTCAGACTATGATATCGTTCTGATTGAAGGGGTCATGAGCGTATTTACCGGCCTTTTAAATGAGAAGGTTCCGTTTTCAGCAGCAGAAATAGCTATGTCATCAAATATTCCGATGATATTGGCGTCAGGCGTTAACAAAGGCGGAATAGAATCCGCAGCAATTGACCTCGTTTCCCATGCGAATATGCTTGAAAAATTCGGAGTGTCTGTAGAAGCCATCCTGCTGAATAAGGTATACAATGAAAATATATTCGATAATGTAGTTCCATACATCAAAAACAACACAAACGTTAAGAAAGTGTTAAAGCTTCCTAAGCTAAAATCAGCCGATATGAGAGGATTCATTCCTGAAGTCGAAATAAGATACGAACTGTTTACAAGCCATGCAATGGATCTGATTGAAAACAACCTAAACATTGATGAAATAATAGATATGGCTCGTGAAGTTGAATTCGAAAAAATCTACTCATTTGAAGAAATCAAAAGCAAGGTGATATAA
- a CDS encoding PP2C family protein-serine/threonine phosphatase, translated as MLKELFDNKKFIFIFTFIVEFIFYYIFEFIEIGGSYIIPDIGLAPIFGLMFGPAGALGQACASFTWQLYEGYNIFCAGSDFFIMFFISIFTYKLWYSTFKRDEITSPRFDSLYNLLKFVIIILVSSVVYWAFINIFLEVYSPFYVIYPLTTPLSVLSYILDMFNFSLIYGLLLISVFNILEIPLKTPKKWFSFIDIDYSYFTPIFVIMLIYALLTANSLDNDMFDMIFFIITIVAALLFCLNKLDSSIIKDKIVNYSIVEEIILIFLFILAITFFALFDDLSIFTYAFLKDFNTGYLIMITLFYGIILFIVVSAIHLYFVEDNITNPLYGLIDAIRRYGKEDQEDIEVKFKSKFNKQLNGTDDMSMLVKSFVSLNQNIESNLYQIEKTTAEKEKIETEFKIASNIQSNMLKTNFDEFSEGQQFEIYGFMNPAREVGGDFYDFFRIDDDNIAFLIGDVSGKGVPATLFMVKTMYLIRNHSKFSFKPNELYENVNNSISQRNKGDLFVTSLFGKLNLRDGKLTFVNAGHNQPLVRRNSSGDDFDYFDVEPNFVLGIMEEMPYEEQELELNPGDIVFLYTDGITEANNDYQGFYGEDRLKETINKYKDESLETIVEKIKSDIYDFCNSEEQFDDMTMLIIKYGGENNG; from the coding sequence ATGCTGAAAGAATTGTTTGATAATAAAAAATTCATTTTTATATTCACATTCATTGTTGAATTTATTTTTTATTATATTTTTGAATTTATAGAGATTGGAGGAAGCTATATAATTCCGGATATTGGCCTTGCTCCCATATTTGGTTTGATGTTTGGCCCGGCAGGTGCATTGGGTCAGGCCTGTGCCAGCTTTACATGGCAGCTTTATGAAGGCTACAACATATTTTGCGCCGGATCTGATTTTTTCATCATGTTTTTTATTTCAATATTCACATATAAGCTATGGTATTCTACATTTAAAAGGGATGAGATAACTTCCCCTAGATTTGATTCATTGTATAATCTTTTAAAATTCGTAATCATAATTCTTGTTTCATCAGTTGTTTATTGGGCCTTTATTAATATTTTCCTTGAAGTATACAGTCCATTTTATGTTATTTATCCTTTAACAACTCCTTTGTCTGTACTTTCATATATTTTAGACATGTTTAACTTCTCACTGATATATGGTTTATTGCTTATCAGCGTTTTTAATATTTTGGAAATACCTTTGAAAACCCCTAAAAAATGGTTTAGTTTTATTGATATTGATTATAGCTATTTTACACCGATTTTCGTTATCATGCTCATATATGCACTTCTCACAGCAAACTCATTGGATAATGACATGTTTGACATGATTTTTTTTATAATAACTATTGTCGCGGCACTATTGTTCTGCCTAAATAAATTGGATTCCAGCATTATTAAGGATAAAATAGTTAATTATTCAATTGTTGAGGAAATCATTTTAATTTTCTTGTTTATATTGGCAATTACTTTCTTTGCACTCTTTGATGACTTAAGTATTTTTACATACGCTTTTTTAAAAGATTTTAATACCGGCTATTTGATAATGATTACACTTTTTTATGGTATTATCCTGTTCATAGTTGTATCAGCCATTCATCTTTATTTTGTTGAAGATAATATTACCAATCCCCTTTATGGATTAATTGATGCCATAAGAAGATATGGTAAGGAAGATCAGGAAGACATTGAAGTAAAATTTAAATCTAAGTTTAATAAGCAGTTAAATGGTACTGATGACATGTCAATGCTTGTCAAATCATTTGTTTCTCTAAATCAGAATATCGAATCTAATTTATATCAAATTGAAAAAACCACAGCTGAAAAGGAAAAGATAGAAACTGAATTTAAAATTGCCAGCAATATTCAGTCAAACATGCTTAAAACCAATTTTGATGAATTTTCTGAAGGCCAACAGTTTGAGATTTATGGATTTATGAATCCTGCAAGGGAAGTTGGCGGAGATTTTTATGACTTTTTCAGAATAGACGATGATAATATTGCATTCCTCATCGGCGATGTAAGTGGGAAAGGAGTTCCTGCAACATTGTTCATGGTTAAAACAATGTATTTAATCAGAAATCATTCCAAATTTAGTTTCAAGCCTAATGAACTTTATGAGAATGTTAATAATTCAATTTCTCAAAGGAATAAGGGAGATCTGTTTGTTACTTCATTGTTTGGAAAATTGAACTTAAGAGATGGAAAATTAACTTTTGTTAATGCAGGGCATAATCAGCCTTTAGTTAGAAGAAACAGTTCTGGGGATGATTTTGATTATTTCGATGTTGAACCGAATTTTGTTTTAGGTATAATGGAAGAAATGCCTTATGAGGAACAGGAATTAGAGTTGAATCCTGGAGATATTGTATTTTTATATACTGATGGAATTACAGAAGCTAACAATGATTATCAGGGATTTTATGGTGAAGACAGATTAAAAGAAACCATAAACAAATATAAGGATGAGAGTTTGGAAACCATTGTTGAAAAAATTAAATCAGACATATATGATTTTTGCAATAGCGAAGAGCAGTTTGATGACATGACCATGCTGATAATAAAATATGGCGGTGAGAATAATGGTTAA
- the gatA gene encoding Asp-tRNA(Asn)/Glu-tRNA(Gln) amidotransferase subunit GatA: MNVIEKLNSIKSGEMTAKENVESFIKVIDENNESINAFIELNYENALKQAEAIDEKIANGEDVGALAGLVFGIKANINVEDLIISAASKTLEDYIGSYNATVVNEILAEDGIIIGILNMDEFAAGSSTETSYYGPTQNPAAMGRIPGGSSGGCAAAIAAEMCDIAIGSDTGGSIRNPASHCGVVGFKPTYGAVSRQGLLDLSMSLDQIGPLANDVSGIALALNTIANYDETECTTLDWDKPDFTEVLDETSLEGMKIAVCKEFIDVTDEEINKTVNKAISKLVDAGAELVEVSFDYIDLCLPTYYLINYVEFFSATRKYDGRDYGYRIEEVCGEEVLRRIKIGSHIAEAEFSGKYYKQALKARSVIRAEITSMLENVDLIVGPTVPKLPHEIGAELEPMEMYAYDILTVIANLAGIPAASIPAGEVDGIPVGLQLQAKPLDDLKIVKAMSVFENTQ; this comes from the coding sequence ATGAACGTTATTGAAAAGTTAAACTCCATTAAAAGTGGAGAAATGACAGCTAAAGAAAACGTGGAAAGCTTCATTAAAGTTATTGATGAAAATAACGAAAGCATTAATGCATTTATTGAATTGAACTATGAAAATGCATTAAAACAAGCAGAAGCTATTGACGAAAAAATAGCTAATGGTGAAGATGTTGGCGCTTTGGCTGGATTGGTATTTGGTATTAAAGCAAACATTAATGTTGAAGACTTAATAATTTCTGCAGCTTCAAAAACATTAGAAGATTATATAGGAAGCTACAATGCAACCGTTGTTAATGAAATATTGGCTGAAGATGGAATAATCATCGGTATTTTGAATATGGATGAGTTTGCAGCAGGAAGTTCAACTGAAACTTCATACTACGGACCTACCCAAAACCCTGCAGCTATGGGAAGAATTCCTGGAGGATCCAGTGGAGGATGTGCAGCAGCAATCGCAGCTGAAATGTGTGACATTGCAATCGGATCAGATACCGGAGGATCCATCAGAAACCCTGCTTCACATTGTGGCGTAGTAGGTTTCAAACCAACATACGGTGCCGTTTCAAGACAAGGACTTCTTGACTTATCAATGAGTCTAGACCAAATCGGACCGCTTGCAAATGATGTGAGTGGAATTGCACTTGCATTAAACACAATTGCAAATTATGATGAAACCGAATGCACTACCTTAGACTGGGATAAGCCTGACTTTACTGAAGTATTAGATGAAACATCCTTAGAAGGTATGAAAATAGCTGTATGTAAAGAGTTCATCGATGTTACTGATGAAGAAATCAACAAGACAGTCAACAAAGCTATCAGCAAGCTGGTGGATGCCGGAGCTGAACTTGTTGAAGTAAGCTTCGATTATATCGACTTATGTTTACCTACATACTACCTGATTAACTATGTAGAATTCTTCTCTGCAACCAGAAAATATGATGGAAGAGACTACGGATACAGAATTGAAGAAGTGTGTGGAGAGGAAGTGCTTAGAAGAATCAAAATAGGTTCCCACATTGCAGAAGCTGAATTTAGTGGTAAATACTACAAACAAGCATTGAAAGCAAGATCAGTTATCAGAGCTGAAATCACTTCCATGCTTGAAAATGTGGATTTGATTGTAGGACCAACCGTGCCTAAACTTCCTCACGAAATTGGTGCTGAATTAGAACCAATGGAAATGTATGCTTACGATATATTGACCGTAATAGCTAACCTTGCCGGAATTCCAGCAGCAAGCATTCCAGCAGGTGAAGTTGATGGCATTCCTGTAGGACTACAATTACAGGCTAAACCATTGGATGACTTAAAAATTGTTAAAGCTATGAGTGTTTTCGAAAACACTCAATAA
- the tfrA gene encoding fumarate reductase (CoM/CoB) subunit TfrA — MEIKTISTDVLIIGSGGAGSRAAIEVDDAGLKAIIVSKGLSFRSGCTGMAEGGYNAVFKTVDKDDSIEAHFNDTLKGGSYLNDKRLVEILVNESPKRLIDLENFGALFDRQESGQIDQRPFGGQTYRRTCYQGDRTGAELLNALKEEIIKRDIECIEEVMITSLVTDDDQVIGATGLNLKDSSLIYFKAKSVILASGGAGQLYPVTSNTFQKNGDGFAIAYRAGANLVDMEQIQFHPTGMVAPESKKGVLVTEAVRAEGGKLINKDGERFMSKYAPEKMELATRDVVARSIYQEIIEGKGTEQGGVYLDISHLDDDYIDEKLETMVLQFENVGVDIKHGPIEVAPTAHHFMGGLKINTDASTSLKNLFGAGEVCGGVHGANRLGGNALADTQVFGKIAGESAVKAAKESELKTNDDQVNEEASRIENLIKKGSIKPQKFKNNIKKLMWEKVAIVREEKTLNEALKELLKMKDELENLDVNDTKQYNADLVTALEVTNMVEICILTVKSAILRRESRGAHFRSDFPETLDEWKKSIVINKNKIEFEAR; from the coding sequence ATGGAAATAAAAACTATCTCGACAGATGTATTAATAATTGGATCTGGAGGTGCAGGTTCAAGAGCGGCAATAGAAGTTGACGATGCTGGTTTAAAAGCAATAATTGTATCCAAAGGTCTTTCATTTAGGTCCGGCTGTACTGGAATGGCGGAAGGAGGATACAATGCCGTGTTTAAAACCGTGGATAAGGATGACTCAATTGAAGCTCATTTCAACGATACATTGAAAGGGGGAAGCTATCTCAACGACAAAAGGCTTGTGGAAATACTTGTCAATGAATCACCGAAAAGACTAATTGACTTGGAAAACTTCGGAGCTTTATTTGACCGTCAGGAATCAGGACAAATAGACCAAAGGCCTTTTGGTGGACAAACCTATAGAAGAACCTGTTATCAGGGAGATAGGACCGGTGCAGAATTGTTGAATGCCCTTAAGGAAGAAATAATCAAAAGGGATATTGAATGCATCGAAGAAGTTATGATTACATCTTTAGTGACAGATGATGACCAGGTTATCGGTGCAACCGGCCTGAACCTAAAGGATTCAAGCCTAATCTACTTCAAGGCAAAATCAGTTATTTTAGCCAGTGGAGGAGCTGGACAATTATACCCTGTAACATCCAACACCTTCCAGAAAAATGGAGACGGCTTTGCAATAGCATACAGAGCCGGAGCAAATCTTGTCGATATGGAACAAATCCAATTCCACCCAACAGGAATGGTGGCGCCCGAATCCAAAAAAGGAGTTTTGGTAACTGAAGCAGTAAGAGCAGAAGGAGGAAAACTCATAAACAAAGACGGTGAAAGATTCATGAGCAAATATGCTCCTGAAAAAATGGAATTGGCTACACGTGATGTTGTTGCCCGTTCAATTTACCAAGAAATAATTGAAGGAAAAGGAACCGAACAGGGCGGAGTGTATCTTGACATTTCACATTTGGATGATGATTATATTGACGAAAAGCTTGAAACCATGGTCTTGCAATTCGAAAACGTAGGTGTAGACATAAAACATGGCCCAATAGAAGTAGCGCCTACAGCACACCACTTTATGGGTGGTCTGAAAATCAATACCGATGCATCAACTTCACTTAAAAACCTCTTTGGTGCGGGGGAAGTCTGCGGAGGAGTCCATGGAGCCAATCGTTTGGGAGGAAATGCCCTTGCAGATACTCAGGTATTTGGAAAAATCGCTGGTGAAAGTGCTGTAAAAGCCGCCAAAGAAAGTGAACTTAAAACAAATGACGATCAAGTCAATGAAGAAGCTTCAAGAATTGAAAACCTAATCAAAAAAGGCTCAATAAAACCACAGAAATTTAAAAACAACATCAAAAAATTAATGTGGGAAAAAGTAGCTATCGTAAGGGAAGAAAAAACATTGAACGAAGCCCTAAAAGAACTTCTTAAAATGAAGGATGAACTGGAAAATCTTGATGTCAATGACACAAAACAATATAACGCTGATTTGGTAACAGCTCTGGAAGTAACAAATATGGTTGAAATCTGCATACTAACAGTAAAATCAGCAATATTGCGTAGGGAAAGCAGAGGAGCCCATTTCAGATCTGATTTTCCTGAAACATTGGATGAATGGAAAAAGAGTATTGTTATCAATAAAAATAAAATAGAATTTGAAGCTAGATAG
- a CDS encoding histone family protein, with translation MKNMAIPKAPIARIIKESGAERVSEDAKAELAAYLEEVARDVAKEANNVAKIAKRKTVKADDIKLAIKNL, from the coding sequence GTGAAAAATATGGCAATTCCTAAAGCTCCTATTGCAAGAATCATTAAAGAATCCGGTGCTGAAAGAGTTAGCGAAGATGCAAAAGCTGAATTAGCAGCATACTTAGAAGAAGTTGCTCGTGATGTAGCTAAAGAAGCAAACAATGTTGCTAAAATTGCAAAACGTAAAACTGTTAAAGCAGACGATATTAAATTAGCTATCAAAAACTTATAA
- a CDS encoding DUF120 domain-containing protein gives MKVDGEVTTGLGKAAYFLSQEFYTKEFEKNLGFIPYPGTLNVIVSDEYLDEINEIKCNCENLIKPDEGFGAVRYIEAKLNDVIVGAIVFPAKTTHDENYLEFIAECKLRDELDLKDGDIVSLEF, from the coding sequence ATGAAAGTTGATGGTGAAGTAACAACCGGTTTGGGAAAAGCAGCATATTTTTTGTCACAGGAGTTCTACACTAAAGAATTTGAGAAAAATTTAGGTTTTATTCCTTATCCTGGAACTTTAAATGTCATCGTTAGCGATGAATATTTGGATGAAATAAATGAGATTAAGTGTAATTGTGAGAATTTGATTAAGCCAGACGAAGGATTTGGGGCTGTTAGATATATTGAGGCTAAATTGAACGATGTTATTGTTGGTGCAATTGTTTTTCCTGCCAAAACAACTCATGACGAAAATTATTTGGAATTTATTGCCGAGTGCAAATTGAGAGATGAATTGGATTTAAAGGATGGAGATATTGTTTCTCTTGAGTTTTAA
- a CDS encoding amidohydrolase family protein: protein MSDNTILIKNALILSPNENFEGKKSLLIKDDIISEISDEIDEGNADKIIDADGKILLPGFVNTHTHLSMTLFRGLADDLSLDSWLNDHIWPMEANLNGDYCYIGALLGAVELIKSGTTTFSDMYFYMEDVARAVDEAGIRAVLSYGMIDFGDEVKRENEIRENLTLFKNCNGMADGRIKVFFGPHSPYTASEELLVKVRELADEYNMGIHIHVSETQKEINDKLEEMGLRPFEYLDKIGLLGPDVVAAHCVWLSDNEIEIIKRNNVKVSHNPCSNMKLASGIAPISKLIENDICVSIGTDGASSNNNLDLIEELKTASLLQKVSTLDPKVLNSDESIAMGTINGAEALGLENEIGSIEVGKKADIILIDTNSANMVPDSSSLSSNIIYSANGSNVDTTICNGKILMENKKLTVLDEEEIYNKARQAIKELKEAI, encoded by the coding sequence ATGAGTGATAATACAATTTTAATTAAAAACGCATTAATTTTAAGTCCAAACGAAAATTTTGAAGGAAAAAAATCACTTTTAATCAAAGATGATATAATCTCTGAAATTTCAGATGAAATCGATGAAGGAAATGCAGATAAAATTATTGATGCTGATGGAAAAATACTGCTTCCAGGATTTGTAAATACTCATACTCATTTATCAATGACTTTATTTAGAGGATTAGCGGACGATTTAAGTTTGGATAGTTGGTTGAATGATCATATATGGCCAATGGAAGCTAATCTCAATGGCGATTATTGTTATATTGGTGCCCTTTTAGGTGCTGTTGAACTTATTAAATCAGGTACAACAACTTTCAGCGACATGTATTTTTACATGGAAGATGTTGCCCGTGCAGTTGATGAGGCTGGAATCAGGGCAGTCTTATCATATGGAATGATTGATTTTGGCGATGAAGTAAAAAGAGAAAATGAAATCAGGGAAAACCTAACATTATTTAAAAACTGCAATGGAATGGCCGATGGAAGAATCAAGGTGTTTTTCGGACCGCATTCTCCTTACACAGCTTCAGAAGAATTATTAGTCAAAGTACGTGAATTGGCCGATGAGTACAATATGGGCATTCATATTCATGTTTCTGAAACCCAAAAGGAAATCAACGATAAGTTGGAGGAAATGGGCTTAAGGCCATTTGAATATTTGGATAAAATCGGTCTTTTAGGTCCTGATGTGGTTGCTGCACATTGCGTATGGCTAAGCGACAATGAAATTGAAATCATAAAAAGGAACAATGTTAAAGTTTCCCATAATCCATGTAGTAATATGAAATTGGCTTCAGGAATCGCTCCAATTTCAAAATTGATTGAGAATGACATTTGTGTTTCAATCGGAACTGATGGAGCATCTTCAAACAACAATTTGGATTTGATTGAAGAGTTAAAGACAGCAAGCTTGCTTCAAAAGGTCTCCACTCTTGATCCTAAAGTTTTAAATTCAGACGAATCAATAGCTATGGGTACCATTAATGGTGCAGAAGCTTTGGGTCTTGAAAATGAAATAGGTTCCATTGAAGTTGGCAAAAAAGCAGATATTATCTTAATCGATACCAATTCAGCGAACATGGTTCCCGACAGCTCTTCTTTAAGTTCCAATATCATTTACTCTGCAAATGGCTCTAATGTAGATACTACCATCTGCAATGGTAAGATATTAATGGAAAATAAGAAATTAACTGTCTTGGATGAGGAAGAAATTTATAATAAAGCTAGACAAGCAATCAAAGAATTGAAAGAAGCTATCTAG
- the hisG gene encoding ATP phosphoribosyltransferase — protein MKIKIAVPSKGRISEPSINILEKAGLGLIDKNNRKLISKTFNDDIEVMFARASDIPEFVNDGVADMGITGVDLINESESDVCELLDLRFGQTKLVLAAPEESNINSIDDITEDMKVATEFPVLTKKYFDEKGLNLKIVKLSGSTEAAPFIGLANLITDLTSTGTTLKMNHLEIIDTILESTIKLIANKESLVNKKELIEAVSTSIKGVLDADRKKLIMMNVKNVDLEKVKKVMPSMGGLTISEVLSDEKTVAVQAVVDEKQVFELVNDLRNAGAKDILVVPIERII, from the coding sequence ATGAAAATAAAAATTGCCGTTCCATCAAAAGGTAGAATAAGTGAACCTTCAATTAACATATTAGAAAAAGCAGGATTAGGTTTAATTGACAAAAACAACAGAAAACTAATTTCAAAGACATTTAACGATGATATAGAAGTCATGTTTGCAAGAGCATCAGACATTCCTGAATTTGTCAATGATGGAGTTGCAGACATGGGAATTACAGGCGTTGACCTAATTAATGAAAGCGAATCTGACGTTTGCGAACTTCTTGACTTGAGGTTTGGACAGACAAAATTGGTACTTGCAGCACCTGAAGAGTCCAACATCAATTCAATCGATGACATTACAGAAGACATGAAAGTAGCTACTGAATTTCCTGTCTTAACTAAAAAATACTTTGACGAAAAAGGGTTGAACCTGAAGATTGTCAAGTTAAGCGGATCAACAGAAGCCGCTCCTTTCATAGGCCTGGCAAACTTGATTACTGACTTGACAAGCACAGGAACAACATTGAAAATGAATCATCTTGAAATCATCGACACCATTCTTGAAAGTACAATAAAGCTCATTGCAAACAAAGAAAGTTTGGTTAACAAAAAAGAATTGATTGAAGCTGTCAGCACAAGCATCAAAGGGGTTCTTGATGCCGACAGGAAAAAACTGATAATGATGAATGTGAAAAACGTCGATTTGGAGAAAGTCAAAAAAGTGATGCCGTCAATGGGTGGTTTAACAATATCAGAAGTACTGTCTGATGAAAAGACCGTTGCCGTGCAGGCGGTAGTTGATGAAAAGCAGGTATTTGAACTTGTAAACGACTTAAGAAATGCGGGTGCAAAAGACATACTGGTTGTACCGATTGAAAGAATCATATGA